The Gillisia sp. Hel_I_86 genome has a segment encoding these proteins:
- the ftsZ gene encoding cell division protein FtsZ, protein MSSKEFENISFDLPKNQSNVIKVIGVGGGGSNAINHMFQQGIKGVDFIICNTDSQALENSTVPNKIQLGVHLTEGLGAGADPKVGENAAIESSEEIKRMLGTNTKMVFITAGMGGGTGTGAAPVIAKQAKEMDILTVGIVTIPFQFEGKMRNEQAQLGVENLRRHVDSLIVINNNKLREVYGNLGFKAGFSKADEVLATASRGIAEVITHHYTQNIDLRDAKTVLSNSGTAIMGSASASGASRANDAIIKALDSPLLNDNKIKGAQNVLLLIVSGSEEITIDEIGEINDHIQNEAGHSANIIMGVGEDEALEDAIAVTIIATGFNVEQQNEIVNTETKKIIHTLEDEQKAVHNFGQNKFQRPTQIEEAPEEVNEQKIVHTLGEDEDTEAQEIKENLRTPPSARNMEVEYEEVSYKEDDFIITDTSAKINKLEKQEKEDLNDDAEDQFMFTFDFPINQQQEEPNEETKKPQAKEPEKPKTSKIIHDLHEEARDMEVNEPIEIIPVTENSSTGEKRYSLDDYMEVEQMLKKSKPVQKKDKDEEEEAVVFEKKTVAPEPSRKTSEDDENDPFDNPISEGLIERAAERRAKMKEFNYKFRSNTAQIDEIEKQPAYKRAGIDLDNSRKAEEKLSRTTLGGDNDDLKFRSNNSFLHDNVD, encoded by the coding sequence ATGAGCAGTAAAGAATTCGAAAATATTTCATTCGATTTACCCAAAAACCAATCCAATGTGATCAAGGTTATTGGAGTAGGAGGGGGTGGTAGCAATGCCATCAACCACATGTTCCAACAAGGGATCAAGGGTGTGGATTTTATTATTTGTAATACAGATTCCCAAGCCTTGGAAAATAGCACCGTTCCAAATAAAATTCAGTTAGGGGTTCACCTAACCGAAGGATTGGGAGCTGGCGCAGACCCAAAAGTGGGGGAAAATGCAGCTATAGAAAGTAGTGAAGAGATTAAACGCATGCTTGGCACCAATACAAAAATGGTATTTATTACCGCTGGTATGGGTGGAGGAACTGGAACGGGAGCTGCGCCTGTGATCGCCAAGCAGGCCAAAGAAATGGATATCCTTACGGTGGGGATCGTTACAATTCCTTTTCAGTTTGAAGGGAAAATGCGAAATGAACAGGCGCAACTGGGAGTAGAAAACCTGCGCAGGCATGTAGATTCGTTAATTGTTATTAATAATAATAAATTAAGGGAGGTTTATGGAAACCTCGGCTTTAAAGCTGGATTTTCCAAAGCCGATGAGGTTTTGGCAACTGCTTCTAGGGGAATTGCCGAAGTTATTACTCATCACTATACACAAAACATCGATTTACGTGATGCCAAAACGGTTCTTAGTAACAGTGGTACTGCTATTATGGGGTCCGCATCTGCATCTGGAGCAAGTAGGGCAAATGACGCGATCATTAAAGCTTTAGATTCTCCGTTATTGAATGACAACAAAATTAAAGGCGCTCAAAATGTGTTGCTATTGATCGTCTCTGGATCTGAAGAAATCACCATAGATGAAATTGGGGAAATCAACGATCATATCCAGAACGAAGCTGGACATAGTGCCAATATTATTATGGGGGTTGGTGAAGATGAAGCTTTGGAAGATGCAATTGCAGTAACGATTATTGCTACGGGTTTTAATGTAGAGCAGCAAAATGAAATTGTAAATACCGAAACCAAAAAGATTATCCATACCCTGGAAGACGAACAAAAAGCGGTGCATAATTTTGGTCAGAATAAGTTTCAAAGACCTACGCAAATTGAAGAAGCTCCAGAAGAGGTAAATGAGCAAAAGATCGTTCATACCTTAGGGGAAGATGAAGATACTGAAGCCCAAGAAATAAAAGAAAACCTACGCACCCCGCCAAGTGCCAGGAACATGGAAGTGGAATACGAAGAAGTGTCTTACAAGGAAGATGATTTTATAATCACAGATACTTCAGCTAAAATAAATAAACTGGAGAAGCAAGAAAAAGAAGATTTAAACGATGATGCTGAAGATCAGTTCATGTTTACTTTCGATTTTCCTATAAATCAGCAACAAGAAGAACCTAACGAAGAAACCAAAAAGCCTCAAGCTAAAGAGCCTGAGAAGCCAAAGACTAGCAAGATCATCCACGATCTTCATGAGGAGGCTAGGGATATGGAAGTAAATGAGCCTATAGAGATCATTCCCGTAACCGAAAACTCTTCAACAGGAGAAAAGCGTTATAGTTTAGATGACTATATGGAAGTAGAGCAAATGCTTAAAAAGTCGAAACCTGTTCAGAAAAAAGATAAAGACGAAGAGGAAGAAGCTGTGGTTTTTGAAAAGAAAACGGTAGCTCCAGAGCCATCTAGAAAAACTTCTGAAGATGATGAGAATGATCCTTTTGACAACCCTATTTCTGAAGGTTTGATAGAAAGGGCTGCAGAAAGAAGAGCTAAGATGAAAGAATTCAACTATAAGTTTCGAAGCAACACTGCTCAAATAGATGAAATTGAAAAGCAGCCGGCATATAAACGTGCAGGCATAGATTTGGACAATTCCAGAAAAGCAGAAGAGAAGCTTTCCAGAACCACCTTGGGTGGCGATAATGACGATCTTAAGTTTAGAAGTAACAATTCGTTTCTACACGATAACGTAGACTAA
- the ftsA gene encoding cell division protein FtsA, whose translation MEHNEIAVGLDIGTTKIVAMIGRKNEYGKMEIIGIGKSKSLGVHRGVVNNITQTIQSIQQAIQEAEADSGLKIEEVVVGIAGQHIRSLQHSDYITRPNPDEVIDGDDIYTLCNQVHKLVMLPGEEIIHVLPQEFKVDGQAEIKEPIGMYGGRLEANFHVVVGQVSSIRNIGRCVKSAGLELSAVTLEPLASANAVLSQEEKEAGVALIDIGGGTTDLAIFKDGIIRHTAVIPFGGNVITEDIKEGCSIIEKQAELLKIKFGSAWPGENKDNEIVSIPGLRGREPKEITLKNLSKIIHARVVEIIEQVYLEIKNYGHEEQKKKLIAGMVITGGGAQLKHLKQLAEYITGMDTRIGYPNEHLAGDSDIETTSPLYATAVGLVLNSLEQKNAKFQNKAGTVKQEAIVEEGTHSFHTEDEEQETSSAKSKASKKSVFDKWAEKFKDFLDNAE comes from the coding sequence ATGGAACACAACGAAATTGCAGTAGGGCTGGATATTGGGACCACGAAGATCGTGGCCATGATAGGGCGGAAGAATGAGTACGGTAAAATGGAGATCATAGGGATTGGCAAATCCAAAAGTTTAGGTGTCCATCGCGGGGTTGTGAACAATATTACCCAAACCATTCAATCTATTCAGCAAGCCATACAGGAAGCAGAAGCAGATTCAGGATTAAAAATAGAGGAAGTGGTTGTTGGTATTGCAGGACAACATATTAGAAGTTTGCAACATAGCGATTATATCACCCGACCAAATCCAGATGAGGTAATAGATGGCGACGATATTTATACACTTTGCAACCAAGTTCATAAACTGGTGATGTTACCAGGGGAAGAGATAATTCATGTCTTGCCACAAGAATTCAAGGTAGATGGACAGGCAGAGATCAAGGAGCCAATTGGAATGTATGGTGGAAGGTTGGAAGCTAACTTTCATGTAGTAGTTGGCCAGGTTTCTTCTATAAGGAATATTGGACGATGTGTTAAAAGTGCTGGGTTGGAACTTTCAGCAGTAACCTTGGAACCATTGGCATCTGCAAATGCGGTATTGAGCCAGGAAGAAAAAGAAGCCGGGGTTGCACTAATAGATATAGGTGGGGGGACTACAGATCTTGCCATTTTTAAAGATGGAATAATTCGGCATACGGCAGTGATTCCATTTGGAGGGAATGTGATTACTGAAGATATCAAAGAAGGTTGTTCCATTATAGAAAAGCAGGCAGAACTATTAAAAATAAAATTTGGATCTGCTTGGCCAGGGGAAAATAAGGATAACGAGATTGTTTCTATTCCGGGATTACGAGGAAGAGAGCCAAAAGAGATCACCCTTAAAAACCTTTCCAAGATCATCCATGCCCGTGTAGTGGAAATTATTGAGCAAGTATATCTTGAAATTAAAAACTACGGACACGAAGAGCAAAAGAAAAAATTAATTGCCGGAATGGTAATAACCGGTGGGGGTGCCCAGTTAAAGCATTTAAAGCAATTGGCAGAATATATTACCGGAATGGATACCAGAATTGGCTATCCCAATGAGCATTTAGCAGGAGATAGCGATATTGAAACCACGAGTCCGCTTTATGCAACCGCAGTAGGATTGGTCTTGAACAGCTTAGAGCAAAAAAATGCCAAGTTTCAAAATAAGGCAGGTACAGTAAAGCAAGAAGCAATTGTAGAGGAAGGAACACATTCCTTTCATACAGAAGATGAAGAGCAAGAAACTTCTTCAGCAAAATCAAAAGCATCCAAAAAGAGCGTTTTTGATAAGTGGGCAGAAAAGTTCAAAGATTTTTTAGACAACGCAGAATAA